A stretch of the Notolabrus celidotus isolate fNotCel1 chromosome 3, fNotCel1.pri, whole genome shotgun sequence genome encodes the following:
- the wdr93 gene encoding LOW QUALITY PROTEIN: WD repeat-containing protein 93 (The sequence of the model RefSeq protein was modified relative to this genomic sequence to represent the inferred CDS: inserted 3 bases in 3 codons; deleted 2 bases in 2 codons): protein MSMYRTRSTPDSXMVGACKTETPRKEAPTLQLSRAAQLPQSTNCLACSEDGMYLSLGHSRGLSVWCASSISPVAEWLQDTVEITSIQMTRMAETIYLLGAIDDMGVARVFAYHSESIHPLSVINIMENVNKRSICLTFELSEGGDYGGCFLSGNGDVWLEXYHFPSEEWLKELEKEQFQTQVLIKNSTEHVDVKWSPVAVNTIKQPKTPAGRTVQDPDKVLNKADFFMHCLSMDKQTSCTDQQEGRPFSVEQGQTKKTNDSHRCCTHHFLLPSGQLPATGLPVAVCVWWSGSHNLLQYSLQKAPKKKSDAELMPDMLWPNAKEILCSAVSKCTRYIAVGLDGAMVCVWDRQSGSPLDIVLVSAADSSFSRGQFVDHEPESADDSSSVIEEKVHLLLSCKSGAVHKVTTGRGTQSCTVHLTEGPIDSRDLPTVIASVPFLQSLILMVQRNGKIYLQDVINQTTVCFLVPPAPHLIASPCNPVYALSARQQTLFIQGDPEPSCSAPSXEGSQSQLFTFHFQESDVTKKYFVARPDSPQQTVSCVDLQESCSLYLEQRALSVDGMNTSVTETWKRLQETAALIQQQHSRAAVS, encoded by the exons ATGTCCATGTACCGCACAAGAAGTACCCCAGACT GAATGGTGGGAGCTTGCAAAACAGAAACACCAAGAAAGGAAGCACCCACTCTGCAGCTGTCCAGGGCAGCACAG CTTCCACAGAGCACAAACTGCCTCGCCTGCTCTGAGGACGGCATGTACCTCAGTCTGGGTCACTCTCGGGGCTTGTCTGTGTGGTGTGCGTCTTCT ATCAGCCCTGTGGCAGAGTGGCTGCAGGACACCGTGGAAATCACGAGTATTCAAATGACCAGAATGGCTGAAACCATTTATCTCCTTGGTGCTATTGATGATATGG GTGTTGCCAGAGTCTTTGCATACCACTCTGAAAGCATTCATCCCCTCAGTGTTATTAACATCATG GAAAATGTGAACAAAAGGAGCATTTGTTTGACGTTTGAA CTGTCTGAAGGGGGAGATTACGGGGGCTGC TTCCTATCAGGCAACGGTGATGTTTGGCTTG GTTATCACTTCCCTTCAGAAGAATGGCTGAAGGAGTTAGAGAAGGAACAATTTCAAACACAGGTATT GATCAAAAACTCAACTGAACATGTCGATGTAAAGTGGTCTCCAGTTGCAGTCAATACAATCAAGCAACCCAAAACTCCAGCAG GGCGGACAGTGCAGGATCCTGATAAGGTTTTGAATAAGGCTGACTTTTTCATGCACTGCTTGTCTATGGACAAACAAACCAGCTGTACTGATCAACAGGAGGGACGACCTTTCAGTGTGGAACaaggacaaacaaagaaaacaaatgacagccacAG ATGTTGCACTCACCACTTTCTCCTTCCCTCTGGTCAGCTTCCTGCAA CGGGATTGCCTGttgctgtctgtgtgtggtggAGTGGTAGCCATAATCTTCTTCAGTATTCTCTGCAGAAAGCTCCAAAGAAAAAATCAG ATGCTGAACTTATGCCAGATATGTTGTGGCCTAATGCAAAGGAaatcctctgctctgctgtcagTAAATGCACCCGTTACATAGCTGTGGGGCTGGATGGTGCCATGGTGTGTGTCTGGGACAGGCAGTCTG gGTCTCCATTAGACATTGTCTTagtttcagcagcagacagttCCTTCTCCAGAGGACAGTTTGTAGATCATGAGCCTGAATCTGCTgatgattcctcgtcagttatAGAAGAAAAGGTTCATCTTTTGTTGTCTTGTAAAAGTGGAGCAGTTCATAAAGTCACAACAGGAAGAGGGACACAATCCTGCACAGTTCATCTCACTGAAGG GCCAATAGACAGCAGGGACCTACCGACCGTCATTGCATCAGTGCCGTTCCTGCAGAGTTTG ATTCTCATGGTGcaaagaaatggaaaaatatACCTCCAAGATGTCATCAACCAAACTACTGTGTGCTTCCTGGTTCCTCCTGCGCCTCATCTGATTGCTTCTCCCTGCAACCCTGTTTATGCTCTGAGCGCCAGACAGCAAACTCTGTTCATACAAG GCGACCCAGAGCCCAGCTGCAGTGCTCCCT GGGAGGGAAGCCAGAGTCAGCTTTTCACCTTCCACTTTCAAGAGTCTGACGTCACAAAGAAGTATTTTGTTGCACGCCCAGATTCACCTCAACAAACTGTGAGCTGTGTTGACCTGCAAGAAAGCTGCAGTCTCTACCTTGAGCAAAG AGCGCTGTCTGTGGATGGAATGAACACATCTGTAACTGAAACTTGGAAGAGGCTTCAGGAGACTGCAGCGTTGATACAGCAGCAACACAGCAGAGCTGCAGTCAGCTAG
- the LOC117809993 gene encoding putative gonadotropin-releasing hormone II receptor, translating into MNISLCDSAATMYHLTTDRHPNASCNFSPPPSNWSVGGSALQLPTFTTAAKVRVVITCILCGMSAFCNLAVLWAAHTDGKRKSHVRVLIINLTVADLLVTFIVMPVDAVWNITVQWLAGDFACRLLMFLKLQAMYSCAFVTVVISLDRQSAILDPLAINKARTRNRVMLTVAWSMSVLLSVPQLFLFHNVTIVHPEDFTQCTTRGSFVTHWHETAYNMFTFSCLFLLPLVIMCTCYTRIFCEISKRLGKDNLPSNEVHLRRSKNNIPRARMRTLKMSIVIVLSFIICWTPYYLLGLWYWFFPDDLEGKVSQSLTHILFIFGLVNACLDPIIYGLFTIHFRKGFRKYYCNTTTASELENNTVITESFSCNANTLPMKREVSPASQDRFMLFSDSKTESSSPKSSPLTANNDTERDPNRSSRESAI; encoded by the exons ATGAACATCTCTCTGTGTGACTCTGCAGCCACCATGTATCACCTAACCACAGACCGCCACCCGAATGCCAGCTGCAACTTCTCCCCGCCCCCGTCCAATTGGTCAGTGGGGGGCAGCGCCCTACAGCTGCCCACGTTCACCACAGCAGCCAAAGTCAGAGTCGTCATCACCTGTATCCTCTGCGGCATGTCAGCTTTCTGTAACCTGGCTGTGCTGTGGGCGGCGCACACTGATGGAAAACGAAAATCTCATGTCAGAGTGCTGATCATAAACCTGACGGTGGCTGACCTGCTGGTCACCTTCATCGTCATGCCTGTTGATGCTGTGTGGAACATAACAGTGCAGTGGCTGGCTGGGGACTTTGCCTGCAGGTTGCTGATGTTTCTCAAGCTGCAGGCCATGTACTCATGCGCCTTTGTCACCGTAGTAATCAGTCTGGATCGGCAATCAGCCATCCTCGACCCTCTGGCTATCAATAAAGCCAGGACGAGAAACAGAGTCATGCTGACTGTGGCATGGAGCATGAGTGTCCTGCTGTCAGTCCCTCAG TTATTCCTGTTTCACAATGTGACCATCGTCCATCCTGAGGACTTCACTCAGTGCACCACACGGGGAAGTTTTGTCACTCACTGGCATGAAACGGCCTACAACATGTTCACTTTTTCCTGTCTGTTCCTGCTGCCGCTGGTTATCATGTGCACCTGTTACACCAGGATCTTCTGCGAGATCTCAAAGAGACTGGGAAAAGACAACT TGCCGTCCAATGAAGTGCACCTGCGCCGGTCAAAGAATAACATCCCCAGAGCCCGGATGAGAACTTTGAAAATGAGTATAGTGATTGTTCTGTCTTTCATTATCTGCTGGACTCCATACTACCTGCTGGGTCTCTGGTACTGGTTCTTTCCAGATGACCTGGAAGGGAAGGTCTCCCAATCACTGACCCACATCCTGTTTATCTTTGGGCTTGTAAATGCCTGCCTGGACCCCATTATCTACGGCCTTTTCACAATTCACTTCAGAAAGGGGTTTCGGAAGTATTACTGCAACACCACCACGGCATCAGAGCTGGAAAATAACACGGTTATAACGGAGTCTTTCTCCTGCAATGCTAACACTTTGCCAATGAAACGAGAGGTGAGTCCCGCCAgccaggacaggttcatgttgtTCAGTGACAGCAAAACAGAGTCATCATCACCAAAAAGCAGCCCTTTAACAGCAAACAATGATACAGAGAGAGATCCAAACCGGTCCAGCCGTGAGAGCGCCATTTGA